The sequence CTTTTTTATGGTGTGCACATAAACAAGGGTAAACGGACACCTAGTGGTGAAATAGAGGAATTacattgtatttgatttattttgaacaGATAGCGCTGTTATGgatatattgtatttaaataaatgacgCAAGATCATCTCCAAACATTTGTAAGCGTATTTGTACTTCACAAGCTGTTCAATACCATCATCAACACAATAATCATAAAAACAGAATAATTACGTAAAAAATATTACGTAATATGTAGCAGAGCGAAACTCACCAACCATAAAACCTGTTGAGATAGCGTGTCATTTAATGAAATATACTGATAAAATCTTTAGAAGTTGTTAACCATTATCCTGTACACTGCACACGCATAAAAAATGCCATTAGATAAAATAAACACGGTGAGGCAAATTTACAAAATGtgataaatgtataaaatttattattattattattattattattattattattattattattattattattattattattattattattacgttcaGAGTGGCTTCACAAAGTCCGTccaagtaacttttattttgacaggttCTCGATTCCGCGCTGGTGACCTGGAAATGACCATTGCAGATTGATGCGCGCGTCTGTTGCCGCATGCACTCCTCCAGCGTGTAGCTTTCTTTGAATAACACTACTGTCAAAATATCGATCTGCAATGGAGGCCTTGAACCAAATATTATTAGAGTATCCGCCGCTTGTAGTCGGTAGTGTGGGAGCGACCGCGGTTGCAGCAGGAGGAGCGCTGATCTACAGAATTGCAACCAGGTATTATTGTGTTCCTGCCCATAAGATGTCGCTGGGCCTCGTATATCAGACATAGGTATCCATTTAGGGCTGGTAATTAATTGAAATATTGTCGATTAGATTCCTGATAATTGagttttgctgctgtttttttcaaATAACAGTCTTGCGGTGAAAAATATAGATGTTCACGCGCACAACTAGTGAGAAGCGCGCGATACAAATGCGCGTGATTCGTATCTTTGGTCCAGGAACAAAACAATGCACAATTTGCTGTTATATTTATGGTTTCTAACACAAAtgtgataataacaacaaaagattgtCGTTTTAAAAGGATAATCAATGTTTTGCTTTCGTATGTATACAGTTAACTTCATTTAAAGCTCCTCCTTTAgtctttttgtttgtattttaaactGGTCTAAGTAATTGTTATTTTGAGGGTAAAATTTCTTACCATGGTAAGAGCAACTTCCTCAGAAAAGACACACTGGCATCAAACTGTCAGAAATCAGTCATGCATGTAGTGCTAGCCTGAAAACAACAGAGGACCTACTAAGTAGCTTTACTGATGTTACACAAACTGGCTGCTCTGATATGCAGTGAATCACATTTGGTCTGGTTTGTTCTACAAAGTAaataattgtaacatttttattggCAGCGGTGTTATTTGATAAATGATTCATTTCCTGGATTCTGTTTTATTCAGATTTCTTCATAATAACAGGCATGTCATGACTTGATATAGATGACAATCATTTTTGTATTAAGCAATTTGCAACCTTTAATATACTTTCAGCCTTCTTTTCATCCAACGGCTTAACTATTTGCAATTTACTGCATGCCTATTTTTAAAAGCAAGTATTACCAGATTAATGCATATTAACCCTAATGGCACACACATATCACAGGGACATCTAATTGATGTTTTTGTTTGCATCTGGAAAGCATATTTGTTGGAACATTTGCTCTTCTGCAAAACATAGAATAGATTTCTAGACATTTCGAGTCATTGAAATGTTGAATTATCATCATTCAGTGGACCCTTTAAGATGTTTAGCAGACCTTTGAACAGAGCAGATGTTTTCCAGACCAAATAATCTTAAAAATACATCTAGCAGACGTATGAGTGCTGTCGAATTTTTGAAAGGTTTTTTCATTTACTAGGTATTGAAATTGACTTATAATGTAGTTTCCTCATACTGTAAATcaggttttttttaaagatgtctattgTATTGTCTATTCTATTACATGAATTTATAAAGCACAATGATCGTAAATGGCCTTACACCCAAATCGCTTCATAATTATGAGGGGGCGTCTCTCGTTCTaaatcgttttcgttctaaaatgccattttaaaaaacttaagacgcattagtgtaaatggggcctaagtgtgtatttttttgtgaGCGGGTTGCTGTTAAGACGGGGGCGTGGCGCAGGAtcgtgatgccggctcagcatcgtgatgtcaaTCAGCCATCTGTGATGGACGATTGCATCGTCTTTTGACCCAACCCTATTTGTCAGTGTAATCAAGCCGTTGTCAAGTTAATCTAATTAATCAGTTTAgttattcaaattaaattcaatcaaGCTCTATCCATGCTTCACCTAATCAGTCTCAGATCCCGAGACTCTCACTGTCCTGTTGGAAAAAGCGAATTCCTTTTTTACATTCCGtagattagattaaaaatgttaaaattagatTTCCACTGAATGTTACTTGAAAATGAATGCATTCAATACTGAACTcttgtaatttcattttattttttcattattatgtattgatatttttctgaagaaAATATATTCATACGATGTttgtgtttaaaaacagaattaaagatTTGTCTTCTGCAGCAGTTCTTCTAAGTCTAACTTTACTCTTTTAATTCTACAGGAAGAAACCGACTCATCTTCAAGTGAATTGTTGGTTCTGCAATCAGGACACAGTTGTCCCCTATGGGAACAGAAACTGCTGGGATTGTCCATATTGTGAACAGTATAATGGCTTTCAGGAGGTATTGACTTTATGCAGATATCTTTGTTCATTGTAAAGTTAGGCCTgccacaatatctattttttcttgaacaatatattgcaccaaaacattgcaataaataatattattgttattttaagaccattttatgccactcattatataatgccagaatgacaatataatatcatcacaatgcaagtacactcttccaaagaacacataatatttcatcctaaaaaatattaaatttatttatagtcatttttaacaattaggcattggaatcagaatgtaaaaatgcatatcctaaataaataataataaatgttaataaataaagtgcaaggtaaaaagtaacagaggctgcaatatctgctaccagatctattttcagttgtcagacacccacatgaaaaaatattatagtattttatagtaaatactatgacAAATACTGACACCTCCATTAAAGATAGATATGttgtgcaatcagctaaaatgtttctAGAATTGGTTTTTTATGTATGAACGATGTACATTGCATCATCAGAAATGATTGAGGTCATTTTCATGTGTTGtacgataagtcaatatattgattattgtgacaggcctttGTGAAGTTCATGTGAAAATGCAGAATTATTattagtctatttatttagtttttatatttttccttAGATTGGAATATTTCTGGATATAttttttatgagaaaaaaaatgtttcccatgacttacaaaaaaaaagactgtCAAACTCATTCGGTCTACCAATAATTTAAATACCAAAAAACGTAATATATTTAgatgaaatacatttaaaaggcTTTATTTAATGATTGCAGTGCAGCATCAAAATACACATTCATTATCACTTTATatatccactgaattggctttatacctgtctctccactccaccaatagctcgTGTGTGGTGAGCGCCGtagtcctgtggctgccatcacatcatccaagtggatgctgcacactggtggtggtgtggtgaGACtcactcatgattgtgaagcgctttgagtgtatggccatgcacaattaaaaaatgctatatacacattacatttgTCTGTAAGCAGTGTAATCCTTTAAGGTATAATAAGATTCAAAATGATGATCACttgcatattttattaaataagatCCAGAATaagtgtctttttattttttgcttaagtCTGTTATGCCAAAGGGGCATTGTTTCACccatatttcaattttttttttataaaaaatattatttaaacatgaaAGTAGACAATTTACTTCAGTTTAATATGCTTTTGgttttatataaaatcacttttgcttATTATAAATGAATGCTAACACCAAACTTGTCTCTTTGAATCATAAATGTATATGAACTACTGATTGTAAggttgttttatgtgttttattaataagcaaaaaagtaatactgtgaaatataattgcaattaaaacttttaattataatgtttatattaggttttaaacatacatttttaattcagttGTATAATGGCCAAGCTGATTTTTCAGTATCATTACTCCAGCCTTTAGTCTCACAAAAGATCCTTGAGAAATGTTGTTTAAGATGCTGATCTGGAAAAGTTCTTATTATATTCAACTGTGGGGATATATGGAAAGAGAATGGAAACTACTTAATACATCGTTGCTTGTtgataaagattttggacattcattaaaagcacatttatttaCTCTGTTAAGTAACTAAATCCTTTTCCCCCCATTTGTTTTGGTTCTTCAGAATGGGGACTACAACAAACCCATTCCTGCTCAGTACATGGAGCATCTGAATCATGGTGTTTCAGCCGGCGTCCCTGAGACCCCCAAGACTCTGCAGTGGGTCAACTGTCAGATGCTTTTGTGCAAGAAGTGCAACAACAACCAGACGCTGAAGATCAAGCAGCTGGCCTCGTTCATCCCCAGGGATGATGTAGGTTTATAACTGAAGTTGATCTCTTCATTTTCAGGCAATCAGTGTTTCAGAATTAAATGAGCTTTTTATGGTATATTAGACTGATGGAAAAGGGTATgtttaaaccaaaataaaaatatctatcATTACATGACTATCAACTCATTACTTCCTTTtagaaacacaaatgaagatatttaaatgtgtaaaaagagAAGATTTAATATATACTTGATTGCTGCCTTCTATAtgaaatgattgaataaatacagtaaagccTAGACATCAAgtctaaattaaatatttatcttGTTTCTCTTCCCAAGAATTCACATGGGTTTATTTTTTATCCTTTTTGTTTGAATTGTACTAAGTAGAGAGACAGAAATCTCTCTGATTTGATTAAAACATTTTGATTTGCGTTCTGAAGATAAATTAAAATTGTGCACTGTGAAAACAttattgctgccttaaattttttagttgaatcaaatgaacttttcaagtcatctcaacttggatcaatcaaactgacaaaaaatattaagttacttaaattttttttttgttaacctgattaacttattaaaatgttacagtcTGTAGTTTTAGAAAGAGATGTACCCTGAAATTAGTGGAAAACAATACAATTTTGAGCAAAATCAGGCCAAAATAAAGACCATTTCTGAAGCTGAAACGTGCTTGAACTAAACtcaaaaaagacttttgctgcttgttcaaaatatatatttaaaatgaattgaaacaacacgattcttaGTTGTTTTTGGGGACAACTAAATTCTTCAATCcactgaaatttgtaaaaaatgaccaagttaacttaatttgtgttaggacaacatgaagcaattgtgtggtACTTATGTGTTTCAAACTTGAAAAATCAAAGTTTACTGGGGCCTAATGTGGTgagagaatttttatttttgattaaatatgacCTTCAATGGGCATCTGTTTCATAACCttaagcaggggtcaccaatctcctTCCTGGACAtgcggtgccctgcagggtttggctccaacttgcctcaacacacctgcctgggtgtttaaagtatacctagtaagtccTTGTTTAGCTtgtccaggtgtgtttgattagggttggagctaaaatctgcaggacaccggacctccaggaacaagtttggtgatccctgcccTAAAGTAATATTTATGTGGGCTAGAAAAAGCCTTctgcatttactttatatttataatgtGAAAAGCATCATCTCAAAAACAAGTAACATGCACACAGCCAGTAAAATTGAATGCAATGTGTGTACCTTGCTGGCAGGAAAACTACGATGAGGAGATCGAAGTTTATAAGCACCACCTCGAACAGACCTACAAGTTGTGCCGACCATGTCAGACAGCAGTGGAGTATTACATCAAACACCAGAACCGGCAGCTGCGGGCACTGCTCTTCAACCACCAGCTCAGACGCACTCGGGACGCGGATAAAGCCTTCATTAAGGTGCTCATCTCTATATTTACAGTTTCAAATCAAACTAAAAGCTTGTCATGAAAAATATAGAAGACTGCTCTTTTATGCAGAACTGCATGATAAATTAGTAAGTGATTAAAAGATCTCCATTTCAGTTTAAACACCCACGCGATCTTCACACGTCACAGCTGGTACATTCAATTCTATGGCGGAGAGAGAGCAGTTTGCATTTATGATTATGAAACAGCTTCTCAGCCCATGTACACCAGATTTTTCACTCATGCTTGTCGCCAATGTTTAAAaagatagttcccccaaaaatgaaaatgtacatactgtttacttgccttaaagtggttccaaacctttgagtttttttattatgttgACCTCTAAAGaatatattgaagaaagctgaaaaaccttAACCATTGGCatatggtttccagctttcttcaacatatcttcctttgtgttcaacagaagaaataaagtcaaacaggtttgtgacaagtgaagagtgagtaaacgaTGAGAATCTTCAGTTtttgatgaactatccttttaacagtTCATGACAATGTGAGCGTGCACAAAAACCAGGTGTAAATGCAtcattacaatttttattattcttactttttgttttgttttgatgtgatGCATTACAAACTGCCAGAGCTGATTGGTACTTTAGTTCCCATTCCTTGAGCTGCCGAAATTACAGAATGTACACAGCTCGGTGGCACTCAAGCATAAAACTGTCTAGCCGAGCACATCAAATAGGATTCAGTGGTGAGTTtcatttcacttaaaatattcCTTTATGGCTTTTAACTTATGCAAACAGTAGGCcacgtgtttttttattttatgttattattattattttgtttgaggTGGTTAAAATAGTGTGGAAAAGCTTTGTGTTTAAATGAGGGAAAAGCATGAGGTTGATGACTTCTGTGCAACAAGCGAGTATCAGAAGAGTAAAATTGCACAGCTCCATCTTGTGTACTTGGGTATTTTTGCATCTAATGTCAGGGAGTGATTTTGCATGTTTACTTTGTTCACAGCCAGTCATTGAGCATGAATGCAGAACAACCTCTCAAAAAATGCTGGCGATAAGCTGAAGCGAAATCAGTCCTGGTGTGCACAAGCCCTAAGTCTTTAGATGTTTTAACTAGTATTACtattttaaacattgttaaaaatTAGGGCTGCAATTAGGGCATTGttacaaaaaaactgacattgcaatattttcattaaCTGCGATATATGTGTTACGATTTAAATGCAATTTCAACAGATGACTTGAAATGCTTGTAAAGAATTCATAGTTTTAGAACAATTGGAATGCacctctgcacaagaagtttgggcagaggagaaatggtcgtgccgaactaagcctggtttctctcaaggttttttaattcttcactttcgccaattggtgaagttttttcctccccgctgtcgccactggcttgcatggttcgggatctgaaGAGCTGCGcgttgatggatttgctcttcagtgtttggactctcagtagtgattattaaaccacactgaactgagctaaactgaactgaacttaaacactgaaaactatagacaaaagatgcaaaaaaactattatttattggggagtcaaacagtattcagaagcagaaattaaataatcactgtataattatattattattaacacaagTATTATTCTAATTGAGTAATTATATaatgttcaattaatctttaAGCCACAAAATAATCtattgtgcccaaatggctcAAGTTTGCTTCAAAATCTTAGTCAAGCCTTAAAACGCATGCAATAAACTTTCACTTtcaaaatagtaaatagtaactGCAATGTCTGGTCAACTCTAATCTCACTTACATTGCAGAtgcctgtgatgtgactattgcagactcacacattgcgatatcgatgctgaaatgatatattgtacaaccctattacaaatatttaaatagttaCAGATGTGCTGGAGTAACAGgcatataaacactgatgtcaaGTGTTTTGCTTCTTCAAAGGATGGTTAAAGCAATTACATTGTTACACCAGAAGGTGGCGACAATCAACCAATTAAATGGATTTGTTACTGAATAATTTAGGAAAttcttcaaaaatgctgattcatttctaaacaaatgtaagcaagttatttaaaaaataattattatttaacattatatttaaaaaatatctcggagcaaaaacatttttgtcaACCTTTAGTAaataaattttagatttttttacttcattttttaaaaatttatttatttactcatttttgttgttgttattttgttaaattgtcaaaaaaaaaaaaatgtgatttgtaGTTTATCCAGAATGGTGCAGCTCTACTCTGAGGTGTAGATACAAGAAAACTATGAGCCTGATTAGAGGCTAAAGGCTTGACATGGAAAATTGCTCTGAATTTAGATTTTGCCCAGATAAACTGTAACTTTACTGCAAACCTAGCATTTGTTGCACGCATTAAGTGTGATTAATGATCAGTCTGTTACTGGTGTTTTCTTAAACCGGAGATAAATGTGTGGAAGTGATTGCCGAGATAAGGAAAGACCTGTTCTCTCTTGCTAGTATTTTATTGTGTAGCTACTGTTGATTCATGTTTAGCTTTTAATCAAGCTTGACATGCAAGTGTCAAATTCTATTCCCATAtcaactgtgttttttttcttaacagAACACCTACTCTCTCTCCACTCCGGCCTGGTTGATCTTGCTCAGGATCCTTGCGTTTCTCGCTTGTGCCTTTTTGGTAGCTGTGGCTTTGTCTGGATATGGAGACGAGAGCCCCTCTGTCACGCAGACCTTGAGCGGAGGAGTCGTTCCACCTAAGCGAGTCCTTCAAAATGAGAATGAAAGCAAGACTGATGAGGGCAGCATGATGTGGGACGATCTAATGGGTCTCCTTCCGGAAAAAGCAGTGGAAAATGCTCGACTTTTCTGGCAGTCCGGAAGCGACCATCAAATGGCTGTGGCCTCTGTTGGACTCCTTACTTGCATCACAGGTGTCTTAATGGCAGGACCTGtcaggtaaaaataaatcaaaataataaatatataaaagtggTTTCGTTTTATTACTTTGTATATGTTAATTtcatatatatgcaaataatacactagggttgtcacaatactgtaaTTTGGTACCAATCTGAactaaaattgttaaaatgtctATTACCTGCTAACATTCgagcgctgttgagcatgttcttaaacagcgctgatttgccattgtgttcacgtgatcaacagaaatgactgtgattggtcggcgccagtggtgtagtggtgtagtggttagtgcgtcgacacaagcactccggtgctcacggcgacccgagtttgattccgcctcgtggtcctatgccgatccttcccctctctgctctccatgctttcctgtcaatactctctactgtccacttaaataaaggttaaaaccccaaaaaaataataataataaaaagaaatgactgtgattgaccgtgaaggtcatcagttaaccaaactcactgctgtttactgagtgtaaccactgATACAGgcacactggagcatttcaaagtcacgattcatcagcagatcgatCATTGGCCAGCTGGTTGATGTGACTTTTAAACACTGCAGTGTCCTTGTATctagttacactcagtaaatggcggtgagttcggtgaactgatgaccttcacagtagggctgtgcgatttggggaaaatatctaattgtcatttttctcttttttttctctctctctctctttttttgacagatattgcgatttgatttgatatttaattttgtgGTCAAGCTTCAGCtaaataatctgtattgtagcttcttactgctgaAATGCAGTGAGTTAGttaaaaaaaaggaactgaaaaagatattaaattatgttagcaaacaactctgaaatcgTACTTTGCTTACTACTAGATTGAGTGTAACTGGCAATACTTTGACtgtttagcaagacactcctcatatagccgcctgtggtgcttttttaggtgctggttgttgtatttccttgtgctgtggcaacaattctgtgacagctcttacaaattacctggttttgttcggtgtctgtgactttgaaaccaagatattcccatattactgtcttgctgtttttctttgatattcatctgttaatgcttttaaagcggcagacgccatcatcccacttcaTTGCGCTttcctatttgtttgttttttattgtggatgTTTTGCATAGttcagttgcgcaattctgatcgTGCAGAACGAAAgggtgctcactcaattggctagtaagactatcgcAAAGAGACGCCAGCCATGCATTTAGTCTTGATGAAGGaagataaataatatatatttaatgcgATTTGCTAATTGCAACGCTTCAAATatcgattcgatttcgattaattgcacaaccttacttcacggccaatcacaatcatttctgctgagcacgtgaacacaatggcaaaccaGTGCTGTtaaagaacgtgctcaacagcgctcatgTTTGCTGCAAATGGACGTTTTTCAAATTTTAGTATCatttggtaccgaattccagtatcgtgaaaACCCTATAATActcacataatatatatatatatatatatacatatatatatatatatatatatatatatatatatatatatatatatatatatatatatatatatatatatatatatatatatattatatatatatatatatatatatgtatgtatatatatatatgtatgtatatatatatatatatatatatatatatatatatatatatatatacgtatgtatatatatatatatatatatatatatatatacatatatatatatatatatatatatatatatatatatatatatatatgtatatatatatatatatatatatatatatatatatatatatatatatatatatatatatatatatatatatgtgtgtatatgtatatatgtatatatgtgtgtatatgtatatatgtatatatatatatatatatatatatatatatatatatatatatatatatgtgtatatgtatatatatgtatatatatgtatatgtatatatatatatatatatatatatatatatatatatatatatatatatatatgtatatatatgtatatgtatatgtatatatatatatatatatatatatatatatatatatatatatatatatatatatatatatgtatgtatatatatatatatatatatatatatatatatatatatatgtgtatatgtatatatatgtatatgtatatgtgtatatatatatgtgtgtgtatatatatttatatatatatatgtgtatgtatgtatgtataaaattatttgttattttttaattaattaatttttttattgttcaaagGTGATGTTTACcaaagtattttaataaataaataaaaaaatttcagtgtttcttattacatttttcttctaaaatcttatttatttaagtttggctgcaataaaataatgtaagtatAAGAACTGCtgagttcaatattattagctcgcttaagatttttttttcccgactggctacagaacaaaccgctgTTGTCCAGTAAATTGCCTAAATAAccttgcctagtttacctaattaacttaAATATTCGAATTGCACTTatactatattaaaatatatacattagacTAGTAGGTATATTTAAACTTATATGTGATTTTAAACCTATTaaacatcttttattttaaatgttaaagtattttgtttatttattttttacctctcAAGGTTAAGGAGGATTGATGCTGTGGCTTCTGTGCTCTGGCTCCTGGTGATCTGTTTTTACCTGGCCGAGTGTTACCTGAAGACAGATGTCCCAAGCTGGCTGGAAATGGTCAAGTTTGGCATCACTTCTGTGTGTTGTCTGGTGGGATTCGCTGCCGCTGTGGCAACACGCAAATCCACAAGTCAGAGAAGAGCCAGAGGTCGCAGGTCAGAATCTGAGCAGTGACACTAAGCTAAGATATTTAATGGGATCTGTAAACCAAGACCCTTTTGGGACATATTGAATCAAGGGTTCGATTTTGCCAGATTGGTACATTATCCTTCCaaacattttattcaatttacacTAACAAACTAATGCACTCATTTTTAAACCTCCATTTCCTTTAGGACAGTGTTTCCAcagcctgttcctggaggcacaccaacagtacatgttttggatgtcccCTGTATCTGACACATTAATTTTAGGTTTTAGAGTATCTTATAATGTTCTGATGAGCTgattcaagtgtgtttaattaggaaaaggttgaaaatgtgtactgttggtgtgccttcaggaacatggttggaaAACACTGCATTAGGGTAATTGCCAACTAGGCCTTCATTACAAATTATTAGTAATTACTGATATACAGATTTTTAAAAGATCAGTGTCTGTGcttgctttaatttatttaactcaGAGCACTAGAAAACAAGTGTTTGCCTTTTTTGTAGTTTAGTGTTGAAATGTCCACTGTGCCACTAATTTGACATCTCACTTTTAGACATTTTATGTTTATGCACCAAGAAATAGTGGTGCCATTTAATGAATGGTGCTCGAATATTtgggatttttgttttttatattgaaTTCCAAACCCTGATTGGACTCTAACAGTATGGAATTGGTACAAGATATATAATATAACCTGTGTTCTATGTGAACTATGCCCAATGTTAAACTTTAGAGATATTGATTTATGCAATACCGCTCAAATCCTATGTGCAATCTCACTTAAACTGCCAAATCAGTATTTATTTGCTGACATACTTTAGTTGAAGCTATCGTTTTGAGGTAAAGCTTCAACAAGCCATATTTGAGAGCTTCTTTGTCAAATATGTATGTTTAGTTGTGTAGATTCTTAATCTGAATTTAAAACCTTGTGTGACGGTTTCATTTTCTGGGTccagtttttcaaaaaaaatttaatctggaTCAAATTGGTCGAGATTTGGAAATCCCATGTTTGCTATCCAGGATTAACAGATCTTTCTTACTTTTATGAAAacgtttttttaaaggaacattggGTTGGATCACTGTGATCCAAATACCAAACATTTCCAGTTTACCAAATCCTGTTTACCAGAGTCTTAAATGGAACCAACAATGTAGCCTACTAGCTTAACAAAGAACAACAGGTAGGCAAAATAccagtggccacaaacagccattgtttgttttaatggtaaGCAACAGAAACACTGTTTCAACAAACAATCaacaaacattgtacatttttaaatttgttctATGGTTGagtcgatagacaatgccatcacaatgctgagctggcatcgcaaTCCTCCACCCCGCCCCTGTCGCTGTGGCAACCCGCttatgaaaaatacacacttaggccccgtttacactaatatgtcttagttttaaaatggcattttagagcgAAAAAGATCCACGTCAACGCTAgcatttcacctagcatttctgaaaagccttcCTTTCAGAtgatactgctgaaaacgcacat comes from Danio aesculapii chromosome 23, fDanAes4.1, whole genome shotgun sequence and encodes:
- the tmem201 gene encoding transmembrane protein 201; this translates as MEALNQILLEYPPLVVGSVGATAVAAGGALIYRIATRKKPTHLQVNCWFCNQDTVVPYGNRNCWDCPYCEQYNGFQENGDYNKPIPAQYMEHLNHGVSAGVPETPKTLQWVNCQMLLCKKCNNNQTLKIKQLASFIPRDDENYDEEIEVYKHHLEQTYKLCRPCQTAVEYYIKHQNRQLRALLFNHQLRRTRDADKAFIKNTYSLSTPAWLILLRILAFLACAFLVAVALSGYGDESPSVTQTLSGGVVPPKRVLQNENESKTDEGSMMWDDLMGLLPEKAVENARLFWQSGSDHQMAVASVGLLTCITGVLMAGPVRLRRIDAVASVLWLLVICFYLAECYLKTDVPSWLEMVKFGITSVCCLVGFAAAVATRKSTSQRRARGRRYLSGGSPGEFFCNHGPLLSAPASGSSTFVPTPPPNLSQLLIRQQSQRTRKASPSSLPGRLNRALSLGTIPSLARADSGFLFSGSRPSSQCKDSPPSDYYSLKSGSRPSSPGPSPTPSVAGSVTSTSSSARQRRPLISPARLNISGQKLRLFSSPLEPFSLASPPPFLSEHNHMHSRGFLPDVPHFHSQNHGSVIDEGSVFEHVEKRMGSSSSSSNCHVDTTTGNNVESKPGWKGFLGLTLWPGLLFASLTINLTFICIYVYYNWR